The DNA region GGGATGATAATCTAGGGTGGAGCTTCTCAACCGCTTTTCCTGTAAGGCGCTCCTAGGAAAGGATATACAAGGCCCACAAGGGCAATCAGGTGAGGATCTTCAAGACTACATTCTGCAGGAAGGCTGTGACACTCCTGGGTCCCACCCTGCCACCACAGGAGGGGATCAGTAGCTTACTTAGCAGCCTGTAACCTATCCCAGCCTTTGGGGAGTTTATGAACTGTATGTTTGTgctcctccccaaattcatatgatGAAACCCTaatcccagtgtgatggtattaggagatggggactttggaaggtgattaggtcatgagggagGGGCCCTCATAAATGAGTTTAGTGTCCttagaatagagaccccagaaaccTCTCACCCACTTTTTCTGCCACATCAGGTTGTAGGGAGAAGATGCACCTGCGTGTGAATCAGGAGGAAGGTGTCAACAGACACTGAATCTTCTGTGCCTTGACCCTGgaattcctgtcctccggaattatgaaaaatatatgtgtgtcgTTTAAACCACCCGGTCTATGGCATTTGTTACAGGGCTGCAACTCACTGAGAAGGAACTTGTACAACTATTAGGGTGTTGATGTACAGAACACAGTATTTTAGGTAGAGTAAGAAGACCTGGGgtcaatattttatgaaatactgaaataaaaggagaaaacactttATTCTTCAATATGAAATATACTGGATTGTTTTGTCAaagggtgggtgtgtgtgtgtgtatgtgtgtgtgtgttagcttGTCCCCAAACCTTTTATGCAGTTTAGCTTCACTAACTTTAGGAATACGAGTGCTACACAGTTACCCCCAAGACTATTTGAAGGTTTAATTATTTACAGTCATTTTACATTGACTTTAGTTTTGGGATTATTGAATAATGCATTATTGAGTTTAATGGAGTCAGCCTCTCTGACGGAAGATACTAAAGGCcgaatgaaacaaaaactgaaatgtgCTGTGCAACATGTACGGAACTAAGTGAGTGTGAAAGAACATTAAGGTCACTTTCTGGGCTCATGGAAgccaaacacattttcttttaaaggttttatttatttgacagagagcacacaatcaggggagctacaggcagagggagtgggggaatcaggctccccgtgccatggagcaaggagccaaatgtggagcttgatctcagaaccctcagatcatgacctgagctgagggcgattacttagccgactgagccacccaggtgctgcaggCAAACACACTGTATATGAAAGCTGGATCTGAGGACCTATGTGATCCAGGGTACAAGCAAAAACTCCAGGTAGCCTTGCAGACTTTCAAGGCACAGACCTGGTAAGACCAAAGCCAAGTTCTCAAACAGTGAAGAGGGACCCAGGTAACATATGAATTATACATGGAATGACAGAAAATTTCATAAGTTTCATAAGTGATGAAAAGGAGTAGGAAAATAGGATGGCAGACCTGAAGGACCAGGAGGATGGAGGGGTCTTCTGAGCTAGTAGGTGGGGAGGGGCTCTGGACACACCTTGTTCAActgtcccctccctcaccctcagAAACTCTTTGTGACAGTGCTCTGTGATGTAAGCCTGGGGAGGATATATATTCAGCGTGTGCACAGATAGGCTGTCTTGTGATTTAGACTATGGATTTCCAACACTGGAATGTTCTCTCATTTATGAATAGCGATACCAAAACATGTCTGAGCTCTGGCTCAACATGTTGGGAGATTGATCCCAACTTCACCTTCCTGTGTGGTTTGGGATTGCTCCTTCTGTTCCTGTGCTACCTGGTGGGGATTCCATTTCCAAATTGGAAAATCAAAACTACCCAAAAGGTAAGAAAAccttggaggggggggggaactCAACATGGATTATTACGGTTTCCATTTCTAATCNNNNNNNNNNNNNNNNNNNNNNNNNNNNNNNNNNNNNNNNNNNNNNNNNNNNNNNNNNNNNNNNNNNNNNNNNNNNNNNNNNNNNNNNNNNNNNNNNNNNAATGTGgagctagatcccaagaccctggaaccctgacctgaccccaaggcagacacttagccaactgagccatccaggagccctaaTCCCAGGTTTTAAAAGGAGTTTGGTAGAGTGGGAGAAACACCTAAAATGGGAAGTCTTAAGAGAACAGACATTCACTCCTCTAGGAAAAGAGGCCTGGGCAGGGGTAAGTGTTAAGAAAGGACTAGGGGTTCTAATTGAAACTACAGTCTATCTGGGTATGGTGGTGGTTCTTGGATAAGATCCCAAACTCAGGGATTCTGTAGTCCTGGATTGGGTTATTTTGAGAGGATGGGGTCTGTGTAAGAGAACAAAGTTTCCCAGCACTCGACCATATCAAGTCATATTCCCATGTCCAGCATCACTCGATCAAGCCTTCCTTCATGCTGAGCTGATCAGGAGAACACTGCTAAGCCTCTGAGAAGACAGTGAGGTTGGAGCTATGACCTAGTTTACAGGGTCCTACCTGAGGCAGCACAGGTGTGACTGTTGGGCTTCCTTTTCTATGTCCTCAATGAACAAAGGACTTCTGATTGGGAATACCAAGTGTGGACCTCCTAGACAAAGTCGTCCCCTGGGTTTTCTAAGGAGTAAATATTGACAACATTTTATCctctttaaaactgaaaaaagcaaGGAACACAAAGTTCTACTAAAGTCCTAGAATTCTTGCATAAAGGACGTTTCCATTTCTGAGAGAAGAGTAAGACATGGATCCCAACCCCCctcattgttcatttttcttctagcatcagggcagagccaagagaaggaggaaaggagggacacTGGAAGGTAAGGTTCTGCCTATTCCACCTGAGCTCTCTCCAAGGCTGATCCTTGCTGTCCTCTCCATGAGGGCCCGGTCCATGAACTCTGAGGATGCGAGCTTCTAGATACATTCCCTCAGAGGAGAGGCTCATGGAAATGTAGCCTGAGTGCAAAACCCTTCTCAGATCCCTGCTCTGACCATTACTGAGCATGAAGCAGTGATGGATCTGGACGAGTGCTTCCCACAAGGTGGCCATGTGAGATGACGAGTCAGAACTTCTGTCTCCTGACTTTGTGAAAGCTCTCTGACATCATGGACCTTCAGGAGTCTTCCCTGACCTCTCTGCTTCATAGAGGTGGTCTGATCATCACATGGATAATTTACATGAAAGCTAGATTACTAACCAGCTTCACATCACTGGCCATTTGCCCTCATCTATTGATTGTTGGGGCTTTCAGAGTCCAACATCCCAAGGCTGTCCTATAAGGGGACTCCTGGATTAATACCTATGTTTCTGCTTTCACTATATAACACAGTCTCCTGTTTCCCCAGATGGCAGATGGTACCAACGGGAAGTGGAGGAGGCCCGGAAGCTGATCTCGATTTTAAGAAGGTGACCAGTTTTCCCCCTTGATCCTATTGCCTCTTAGAGCAGGTTTTATGCAATTGCAGGATTCACTGCAGTCTGTCATAGCCATGGAGTGGGGGTAGCCATAGGAACAGATATTGGGGTGAATGCTACTGAGTACACTGCCAGGTCATAAAAGTGGGGCATTGTGAAGGGATAGCAGGCTTCAGGTGGCCCCTCCCTTGTCAGGTCTGCATGGCCGCCTCCCCTTGTTCTGGTCCTGGCTGCAGTTTTTTACCTCCTGTCTCCTGCAGCCCCCTCGGCCAGCATCATGATACCATCCACTTTCGTCAACTGTTATGTCCAGACCCCTCCTGTGAGATATGTAACAGCACATCTGCTGAGATCGATCGGCTGCTGTTCCTGCAGGCTCTGGAAGATTCTACTCCCTTGGCTTCCACAGCTTCTGTGACTTCTTCATCATTCACTCTCTCCACTGACTTCTCAGCAGTCCCTCCAGGAGAGCTAATACCAGCTTCGCTGTCTGAGTcttccccaccacctgcctccatCTTCTCACCTAACCCAGTGATCCCTGTGGCTGATTTCTTTCCACCCTCACCACCGGGTGATTCTGTGCCACCAGAGCCCTTTCCTCCCTTGGATTCCAAATTCCCAATGGACCAtttcccagcccagccccctgcctTTCCACCTCCTGTCCCACCCCATCATGCCCATTCAGTGGACCGTAGCGTCCAAACAGAGACAGTGTCTCTAAATACCCTTTCCCAAGATGTCAGCCCCTTACCGGAGTTGTGGGAGCAGTGTCCATATCCTACCACCTCGGAAGAGGGCCATTTACAGCAAACCCCCATCCAGTTCTTCTGGGGTCTCCAAACTCCAAGCGGGTCCTTcttccctgctgcctccccagaGCAGGAATCCCCAGGAGTTCCCCATCCACTTCCTCCATCCTTGCCTGAGAACCCGCCTCAACTCCTGCCTCAAACCCAGCCCCTACCTCTCCCTCATgtccagccccaggcccacctTCAATCCCCACTCCCAATCCTGCCATCTGGTCCTCTACCTGACATCAAAATCTGTGGAGCTTGTTTCCACAGACCTCAAAATGAGTCTGAGAGTCTGCCATCAACAGAAATGGAACATCTGGAATCGAACGTGTTGCAGAAGATACAGAAACGTGTGTGGGGTTTACCCACTATAGTCCAAAGATCCCAGGAGGACTACTGTTCTTCTGCGTCTAACCCTTGTTTCAGCCACAAGGCCACCAAGGCTCATACTGCAGTTTCTGTCCCCCCTGGGCAGTTTCCTCTGAATGAAGAGCTTCGGAGAAAACTGGAGTCTCATCTTGAAGACAGGCTCATCCTACACCAGAGGGGCCTAACCCGCAGGATCTATGAGTCTCTAGCACTGACTCTTCCACAGCTACCTGAGTCTCAACGCCATGGTGGACGCTCGGCAATCTCTAATAAGAGTCCGATCAGAAGGAGTATGTCAAAAAGCGTCTATGTGGAGCTCCCAGAAATTCTGCTAGAGGAGAGTTCCTGCAAAGATGACCTGGACAAGGATCAGGGACACAACACCGAGAATGATCTGGAGAAGGATCAGGGACACAACACCGAGAATGATATGGGGTATGGTTCTGACCAAGAACATAGCCCATCCGTGAAAAACTCGATGGTGGCTGTGGAGACTACGGGACAGAGACAACTTAATGCCGTGAAAACTCTCCATAATTCATGGCACTCCATGGAGCAGACATCACTCACTTCTAACAaatcccagaaagaaagaagacagggaaGTTTGCCACCATCACAGGTTGAGGATGACTCCCTGAATAACTTCCA from Mustela nigripes isolate SB6536 unplaced genomic scaffold, MUSNIG.SB6536 HiC_scaffold_117, whole genome shotgun sequence includes:
- the LOC132008341 gene encoding spermatogenesis-associated protein 31D3-like is translated as MDFQHWNVLSFMNSDTKTCLSSGSTCWEIDPNFTFLCGLGLLLLFLCYLVGIPFPNWKIKTTQKGRAKRRRKGGTLEGKSPVSPDGRWYQREVEEARKLISILRSFLPPVSCSPLGQHHDTIHFRQLLCPDPSCEICNSTSAEIDRLLFLQALEDSTPLASTASVTSSSFTLSTDFSAVPPGELIPASLSESSPPPASIFSPNPVIPVADFFPPSPPGDSVPPEPFPPLDSKFPMDHFPAQPPAFPPPVPPHHAHSVDRSVQTETVSLNTLSQDVSPLPELWEQCPYPTTSEEGHLQQTPIQFFWGLQTPSGSFFPAASPEQESPGVPHPLPPSLPENPPQLLPQTQPLPLPHVQPQAHLQSPLPILPSGPLPDIKICGACFHRPQNESESLPSTEMEHLESNVLQKIQKRVWGLPTIVQRSQEDYCSSASNPCFSHKATKAHTAVSVPPGQFPLNEELRRKLESHLEDRLILHQRGLTRRIYESLALTLPQLPESQRHGGRSAISNKSPIRRSMSKSVYVELPEILLEESSCKDDLDKDQGHNTENDLEKDQGHNTENDMGYGSDQEHSPSVKNSMVAVETTGQRQLNAVKTLHNSWHSMEQTSLTSNKSQKERRQGSLPPSQVEDDSLNNFQELPLVTPTAAQTLEDHIKKLNKRVIIDPTLSECWGSEKECRFDAVEALSGTIGGKGPRAGSLK